One stretch of Croceibacterium atlanticum DNA includes these proteins:
- a CDS encoding HupE/UreJ family protein, which yields MFYRLPDSRPSAAWGKYAGRVLAALVLLFCAASASAHPSPFSYVDVELHDDAIHGRVTFHVIDGAHELGIEEPDRLLDPAVLGANRAQIETLLASRMAEGGLAGPVEWRGTATKAADDAVQLSFRIAREPPPSLTLGMNLFPYDPQHQTFVNIYDGGKLSQQWIFGEGSKSRTFYRGTTAGAFAVMGTFIPSGVHHILIGPDHLLFLFGLLLLGGGWRKLVAIVTAFTIGHSITLSLAALDIVNAPAYLVEPAIALSIIVVGADNLLQRKGNGRDLRPWVAGIFGLIHGFGFASVLREFGLPQEALGWSLFSFNVGVELGQLAVVLIVASLLTVIRRRSAKAGQAITLAGSIAVILAGAYWFAERVFWGG from the coding sequence AAAGTATGCCGGGCGCGTTCTGGCGGCACTGGTCCTGCTGTTCTGCGCCGCTTCAGCTTCCGCCCATCCATCCCCCTTCAGCTATGTCGATGTGGAATTGCATGACGATGCGATCCATGGCCGCGTGACCTTCCATGTGATCGATGGCGCCCATGAACTGGGGATCGAAGAGCCTGACCGATTGCTCGATCCCGCAGTGCTGGGGGCGAACCGGGCGCAAATCGAAACCCTGCTCGCCAGTCGCATGGCCGAAGGCGGGTTGGCCGGCCCGGTGGAATGGCGCGGCACGGCGACCAAGGCGGCAGATGATGCTGTGCAATTATCCTTCCGCATTGCGCGGGAACCACCGCCTTCGCTGACGCTGGGGATGAACCTGTTCCCCTACGATCCGCAGCACCAGACCTTCGTGAACATCTATGACGGCGGCAAGCTGAGCCAGCAGTGGATCTTCGGCGAGGGAAGCAAATCCCGCACTTTCTATCGCGGCACGACGGCGGGGGCCTTCGCCGTGATGGGAACATTCATCCCTTCCGGCGTGCATCACATATTGATCGGCCCCGATCATCTGCTCTTCCTGTTCGGCCTGCTGCTGCTGGGCGGCGGCTGGCGCAAGCTGGTGGCCATCGTGACCGCCTTCACCATCGGCCACAGCATCACCCTGTCACTGGCCGCTCTGGACATCGTCAATGCCCCTGCCTACCTGGTGGAGCCGGCCATTGCCCTCAGCATCATCGTGGTGGGCGCGGACAACCTGCTGCAACGGAAGGGAAATGGCCGCGATCTGCGCCCTTGGGTGGCCGGAATCTTCGGCCTGATCCACGGGTTTGGCTTTGCCAGCGTGCTCAGGGAATTCGGACTTCCTCAAGAAGCCCTTGGCTGGTCGCTGTTTTCGTTTAATGTCGGGGTGGAACTGGGGCAGCTCGCCGTGGTCCTGATCGTGGCCAGCCTGCTGACGGTAATTCGCCGCCGCAGCGCAAAGGCCGGGCAGGCTATCACATTGGCAGGATCCATCGCGGTGATCCTGGCGGGTGCATACTGGTTCGCCGAAAGGGTGTTCTGGGGAGGCTGA
- a CDS encoding MBL fold metallo-hydrolase, translating to MKRIAILGAIVVAGMTAAGVSAQGGLPGIEPIEQVSDNVYKIFGAGGNTVVFVRSDGVTLVDTKLPGNGQAILDQVRKVTDKPVTMIVNTHSHPDHMGSNTELEDLAGHVEVIAHANSSARMAELPNARRPDRSFDDRMTIGSGKDEINLYYFGAGHTDGDAFVVFPAERTMAAGDIMAWYMAPLIDPASGGSMLATPVTLGKAQDTIKGVDKVIEGHGQVRSWDEFRAYITFHRALVDAAEKTLADGGTPEDALAALESNPGFKPFLGEELMKGLEYGGTPKSRALIGLNVAFQELKGEPVTTQWGPRPPAGPPPQ from the coding sequence ATGAAGCGTATCGCGATACTGGGTGCGATCGTGGTTGCGGGAATGACCGCAGCGGGTGTGTCTGCGCAAGGCGGATTGCCCGGGATCGAACCGATCGAGCAGGTCTCCGACAATGTGTACAAGATCTTCGGCGCGGGCGGGAACACGGTCGTGTTCGTCCGCAGCGACGGGGTGACGCTGGTCGATACCAAGCTGCCGGGCAATGGCCAGGCCATTCTGGACCAGGTGCGCAAGGTCACCGACAAGCCGGTGACGATGATCGTCAACACCCATTCCCACCCCGATCATATGGGCAGCAATACGGAGCTGGAGGATCTGGCCGGTCACGTGGAAGTGATCGCCCATGCCAATTCCTCCGCCCGGATGGCAGAATTGCCCAATGCCCGCCGGCCGGACCGCAGCTTCGATGACAGGATGACGATCGGTTCGGGCAAGGACGAGATCAATCTCTATTATTTCGGCGCCGGCCACACGGATGGCGATGCTTTCGTCGTCTTCCCGGCGGAGCGGACAATGGCCGCGGGCGACATCATGGCATGGTATATGGCACCGTTGATCGATCCCGCATCAGGCGGCAGCATGCTGGCCACCCCGGTCACGCTGGGCAAGGCGCAGGATACAATCAAGGGCGTGGACAAGGTGATCGAAGGCCACGGCCAGGTCCGCAGCTGGGACGAATTCCGCGCCTACATCACCTTCCACCGCGCGCTGGTGGATGCGGCGGAAAAGACGCTGGCGGATGGCGGCACGCCGGAAGACGCATTGGCCGCGCTGGAAAGCAATCCCGGCTTCAAGCCCTTTTTGGGTGAGGAGCTGATGAAGGGGCTGGAATATGGCGGCACGCCCAAATCGCGCGCGCTGATCGGCCTGAATGTCGCCTTCCAGGAATTGAAGGGCGAACCCGTGACAACGCAATGGGGCCCGCGCCCGCCGGCCGGCCCACCCCCGCAATAA
- a CDS encoding ATP-binding cassette domain-containing protein translates to MFFDVTLRHRIGEREIALDFVSEDRLTALTGPSGAGKTTVLNCIAGLVRPKSGRIAVGGRVLFDSDAGIDVKPEDRRAGYVFQDARLFPHLKVSANLLYGAKLAAAEDRWIGTEEVVDFLGIGHLLSRWPRTLSGGEARRVAIGRALLAGPRFLLLDEPLSSLDIARAEDLLRLIERIRDELEIPILLVSHSPGEVSRLAGRVITLD, encoded by the coding sequence ATGTTCTTTGACGTGACGCTGCGGCACCGCATCGGGGAGCGGGAGATCGCGCTCGACTTCGTATCGGAGGATCGGCTCACTGCGCTTACCGGCCCGTCCGGCGCGGGCAAGACGACTGTGCTGAACTGCATTGCCGGGCTCGTCCGCCCGAAATCCGGGCGCATTGCCGTGGGTGGCCGCGTATTGTTCGACAGCGATGCCGGAATCGACGTGAAGCCGGAAGATCGCCGTGCCGGCTATGTGTTCCAGGATGCGCGGCTGTTCCCGCATCTGAAAGTATCGGCCAATCTCTTATATGGTGCGAAGCTGGCTGCGGCGGAGGATCGCTGGATCGGCACGGAGGAGGTGGTCGACTTCCTGGGTATCGGCCATCTCCTGTCCCGCTGGCCGCGCACGCTTTCCGGCGGAGAGGCGCGCCGTGTCGCAATCGGCCGCGCCCTGCTGGCCGGGCCGCGCTTCCTCTTGCTGGACGAGCCGCTATCCTCCCTCGACATTGCGCGGGCGGAAGATCTGCTGCGGCTGATAGAGCGGATCCGGGACGAACTGGAAATCCCGATCCTGCTGGTCAGCCACAGCCCCGGCGAAGTGTCACGCCTGGCGGGCAGGGTGATCACGCTGGATTAG
- the modB gene encoding molybdate ABC transporter permease subunit: MTGWLTPAEWSIIWLSLKVSLVAVGLTLPIAYALAWLLARRRFPGRLLLDALVHLPLVVPPVVTGWLLLLAFGRAGVVGSWLYEQFGVTLVFRWTGAVLAAAVMALPLMVRAMRLSIEAVDRRLVEAARTLGASPWHSFLTISLPLSFPGVAAGMMLGFARSLGEFGATITFASNIAGETRTLPLAIYTGLQLPGSEAQVARLAFISVVLSVGALIVSELLVRRSAGSRAHVL; this comes from the coding sequence ATGACCGGCTGGCTGACCCCCGCGGAATGGTCCATCATCTGGCTTTCCCTGAAGGTGAGCCTGGTGGCGGTGGGGTTGACCCTGCCAATCGCCTATGCACTGGCATGGCTGCTGGCCCGGCGGCGCTTTCCCGGCCGCTTGTTGCTGGATGCGCTGGTCCATCTGCCGCTGGTCGTGCCGCCGGTGGTTACGGGCTGGCTGCTGTTGCTGGCCTTCGGCCGCGCAGGGGTGGTGGGTAGCTGGCTGTATGAACAATTCGGCGTGACGCTGGTTTTTCGCTGGACCGGCGCCGTGCTGGCGGCGGCGGTGATGGCACTGCCGCTGATGGTGCGTGCCATGCGCCTGTCGATCGAAGCGGTTGACCGCCGGCTGGTGGAGGCTGCGCGCACGCTTGGCGCGTCCCCCTGGCATTCCTTCCTGACGATCAGCCTGCCGCTGTCCTTTCCCGGCGTGGCGGCGGGCATGATGCTGGGCTTCGCCCGCTCGCTGGGTGAATTCGGCGCCACAATCACCTTTGCATCCAACATTGCCGGGGAGACACGGACCTTGCCGCTGGCCATCTATACCGGGCTGCAATTGCCCGGCTCGGAAGCCCAGGTGGCGCGGCTGGCGTTCATTTCTGTCGTGCTTTCCGTGGGTGCGCTGATCGTTTCGGAACTGCTGGTGCGCCGTTCCGCCGGGAGCCGCGCCCATGTTCTTTGA
- the modA gene encoding molybdate ABC transporter substrate-binding protein translates to MNASLHALRVLVFTLAAPLFLSACSAAEQGGTGTVILAASSMQEAMTDAANAWAAEGHAAPTLAFAASSALARQIEGGAPADIYLPADEQWMDRMEGLDLLRPGTRSDLLTNELVLIAPKEDGEADWNMTRGALLNRLGDDGRLAIADPQGVPAGRYARAALTHLDLWNAVANRLAVAENVRASLALVERGEAPLGVVYKTDSMASDKVRILATFPADSHPPIRYPVAVLASSDSRGAEAFMAFLKSPEAGAIFARRGFGLVE, encoded by the coding sequence ATGAATGCTTCGCTTCATGCCCTGCGCGTGCTTGTCTTCACCCTGGCGGCGCCACTGTTCCTGTCCGCCTGCTCCGCTGCGGAACAAGGCGGCACCGGCACCGTCATCCTCGCCGCGTCGAGCATGCAGGAGGCGATGACCGATGCGGCCAATGCCTGGGCTGCTGAAGGGCACGCCGCGCCCACGCTTGCCTTTGCTGCGTCATCCGCGCTTGCCCGGCAGATCGAAGGCGGCGCGCCCGCGGACATCTATCTCCCGGCTGACGAACAATGGATGGACCGGATGGAAGGGCTGGACCTGCTACGTCCGGGAACCCGGTCCGATCTGCTGACGAATGAACTCGTGCTGATTGCGCCGAAAGAAGATGGAGAGGCGGATTGGAACATGACGCGCGGCGCCCTGCTCAACAGGCTGGGCGATGATGGCAGGCTGGCCATTGCGGACCCGCAGGGCGTGCCGGCCGGGCGCTATGCCAGGGCGGCCCTGACCCATCTGGATCTGTGGAACGCGGTGGCAAACAGGCTGGCCGTGGCCGAGAATGTCCGCGCTTCCCTTGCGCTGGTGGAACGGGGTGAAGCGCCACTAGGCGTGGTGTACAAGACTGATTCCATGGCGTCGGACAAGGTGCGCATTCTCGCCACTTTCCCGGCCGATAGCCATCCCCCGATCCGCTATCCGGTGGCGGTTCTCGCTTCTTCCGACAGCCGCGGTGCAGAGGCATTCATGGCCTTTCTCAAATCGCCCGAAGCGGGGGCGATATTTGCCCGGCGGGGCTTTGGCTTGGTGGAATGA